The genomic window ttacttttgtGATAATGATTGCCTGAGGTTCATTGGGGTTTGTTACAACATGAATACAAACATTAGTAACAATCGAGTCTTACctaatttctaaaaaatatttacaagtagTATTTTTGTGTTGAAAGGTCTGGGTTTTCCGCTGCAAATAAACTGTATTTCTAAAAAACCACAGAAATCTAACGTCAGTtaagaaattgtttttatatGTCAGCTGCATCTTCTTTCGGATTGAAGATATGAGCGTTGATTGAAGATACATGTTATTATCTTCTGTTAACGGTACGAGTCAAGTATTAAACATATGTACAGAAATTACACGAAGTACATATAGGAacaactatacatatatcttcATCCTTTGATTAACTTCTTCGACTATGTCTCCCACCCCTTGCATCAAATTTTCTAACTCTGTTAACAGTAAACCAGCTGTATGTTTATTGTGCATCTATTTGGACAACATTATTTCTATCGATCCGATGGAGTTAGATTGACATTTCTGAATTTAGCCCACACGAATTTGCGTAGTTGAAAAGTATACAGCGTCCATACGGGgttatattgaaatttcagtttgttCCCGTTTTATCATTCCATGGGCATAATAATACGCGACTCTGCATTATCTGGGCACACGCGGTGAGTGATGGTAACATCAGTTCTTGTCGTCTTTACGTACCGACCGCTTGCTGGATTCAGCTGcacgtacacttggggacagtgaatctgagacggctaactttttacactagacagttatgttggcaataCAGAGAAACCCACAGCGCCATAGTAgaccgagcgcgaaacaaactcaatctcaataaacataacataagcCACGACCGTCGttgacgtgtcaatccaacaagtcattatccccgcgATATTCCAAGGTTAGATTTGACGGTCATGACGGAGTTCGTTTAGAGCTCGGCCCACCAGAGCGCTGCGccaacataataataataatattattattgacacATTTTCATCCCTACCATCCCTACCCCACGTACATCCCTAGATAGCAGCGCCGCGACATGGCTATTTCAAACACTAAAAACCACGGACAACAAGAGAACCACGCCGCTCTGTAGAAAATTGGCTTCGTTGCCAGACCTGACGTAAATACCGTGGTCGGCCCCCGCTGTTGCTTTCTCTATTTAATTAGGGCTACAACTCTGTGCAGGGACCGCGTAGTCTATCGCGATAAGTCTATGGTTTAATCTATCAGCGCAGTCAGCTGCAATGGCGTACTGCGCGTGCGTTtgcacaaaaaattacaaaattattacgtTCTCCCACGTGCGTTCTAATAAAATAACATTCTGGGTTACAAATAAAAAGTTATTCAACGAACCCAAAGTCAGCAAATGAATTGCAAACTTCAGTAACTTTCCAGACTTCGATcttttgctgatttttttttttatatatatactcaaTGTCGCTGCTACCAATCAATGGGAAGAACCTTCGGTATTTGAAGACGGGGGAAAATAAATTCCGCATTCTTATGAACTCGACAATctttattgaaatgaaaacaggTTTAAGAATATTTCGgtacaaaaatcaaatatcaaGATATGTGCCACAAGTACTTATAATCTGTATTGATCCGGCCTTTACGCATATTATATATCTAAGAATATATTCTCCATAAAATCTTCTGAAATTTCGTTATCACAATTACTCAAAActtctttgaaatatttacctGGTCTAGTATTATATTGACATTCAATTAGTTCGCTACTCTCAATACTAGTCTTTGGTTTCATGCCATAATAATTATCTATAAACTCGAAAACGGACTCTTTGGTTtgcaaattattaaaatagCATCTTTCTTTTTTGGGAAGAATCTTCTCAAGCATGAATACCAAATGGTGATGCATGCATATAAAATGCGTTGGAATGCTTGAAGTAATGTCTAACCAATCTTGAATGCAAGCTAATGGCGTTTCTGAAAACCCAGAATAGAGAGCTGGATTAGTCAAAATTCCATTTGCAGACATGACACCTTGACATTGGAcattttcatacatatattttgcaTCTCGTAAACTTTTAACATCTCCATTAGCAATCAAAGGTAGCTGAATAGAGTCTCTGACAAGTTTCAACCCCTCAAGATCAATTGATTCGTTACGCATTTGTGGTGTTCTCGCATGAACGGTGATGAAAGATAAACCTGCTTTCTCTAATGTCTGACAAAACTCTACAGTCTTATGAATTTCTTTGAGTAACCTAATTTTGACGGACACTGTAAAAGGATGAGGTATTCGATTTCGAACTTGTAGTACTAAGTCTTTAACTAGTTGAGGTTTAGTTAACAAGTCCACACCATAGCCATCTTTTATAGCCCACCGCTGCGGGCATCCACAATTTAGATCCACCCCACCAACATACCTGTTGACAAATAAAAACTTCAAGTAAATGCAGTGAACAAAGACATGAACCCTATTATCTCTTACACACTTTGTACAAAATCTCTCATTTTGAGCTTAGGATTATCCTTTCATCATAACAATCTTGTAAATACTTACGGTGCGACCATTTCAGCTGCTCCAACGAAATCACCAACTGTCTTTGCTGCAAACTGAGCGATCAGTGGTATGTCATTTTTGTGTGTAGTGAATTCATTGTTGCGGGCCTTTGCAGACTGCACGAAAGAGTCAGCCATTATCATCGGGGTGAAGCATAAGTCGCAATTGTATTTGCGAACCAATGTCCTGAATTGCAATCTGTAAATGGTTTAAATCGTTATTACAACGATATCGACCTCACAGTGTCAGCTGTCCGTCAGATGAGGTTAATGTCAACTTCTTGTTTTTACTCGATTGCAACTTTACGAACTTGCTGTATCTAACCATGGGAGCGCAGACTTTCGTCATTCGTGGTTCTTGTAACAGTTCTAGAATATCGGTCATCATTTCTTATTACAAATAACACTTGAAAATCAAgccaattgtttttttaaatgagTATAGCGACTGACTTTTCCAGAAgggattattgaaaaatactcaaatGTATTCGACCGACTTGATATATTTGAAACCGGTAGTAGTTTACTGTTGCCTCTACCATTACCTACAGATCAGAATAATACATGTTATCAAGAAGCCTTCAAAGATGAGCAGCTTTTGAAGCGAACCAACCGACGAAAATTACTCAATGCTTTGACGCTGTTTTCTCAcattcattaaaaattcaaaaaattctcccgATGATTAAACAAACTGAAATATAAATGCAAAAATAACCGCCCCCGGGTGGGCTCGAACCACCAACCTTTCGGTTAACAGCCGAACGCGCTAGCCAATTGCGCCACGGAGGCACGTCGAGTATGATGTCATTACAAACTGTGTAATATTTGATCCTTGGATAACAATAGCTACTccattattaatatttcataatacttcgaatgaataaaaataaattggataGTTCCTATTTAGGTGCCACAGTCTGTTTTATATCATATGTCGGAGGGAATCGTTCATGAAATAATCATATAACATAACCGTTCTAATTTAATAACGGATCTTGAAAGAAAACTAAAGTCTTTGACACACTTATCCATTTGAGTGTGCTGTTATGATAAAGCTGTAAGTTGTAAAAAGGAGTCATTCTTAATTCACCTCAAATGTTTCAGGGGGTTTAACACAAGCAAATCGATCCAAACCTCGCCGTGGAATGATGGCGGGTGTATACGACCACGGTCTACATTTGGCGAAGTGGGAATAAAgctttttgtaaattttattataaaaaattgaacctacagaaaatttttatcacatttttacTAACGTATCGATACTGTTACGGCAATAAATATCCcctgtaaaaaataaatgaattttctatCGGAGGTAATTTTTTGGCGGGAAGCATCCCAGACAGGGGAGAACCTGGCGGCAACATTTGCAGTCATTCACTCAGCCTGGTCCGCGGACGTCACAGCCACAACTGCGTCTCCCGTAGCCCCGTCCCGCGCGCAGGCCTTTGTCTCCAACGCAAACCTGAGGTAAGTCCCGTCTACGTTTTCtctacaaatattttatttctactcggataaatttattttgggGGGTCAAAAATCGGCAAAAATTCTTAGTTTATTAGTTTAATTTTACTCAGATTTTTGTTTACCGCTGGCTATAATACTAGCAGagatattaattgaaatctAAAATTCACCAACGCGTACGGGTGATGCCATTTGTAGCTATGGCGTCTCTCGGCAGTCAAGCcttcattgaattattttccacGCAATTTCGTGAACGTATCTTTGGACTGACCTTTGTTGAAACTTTTGTAGGAAAAAATCActcggtaaaaatttatcgctgcaaagttgttttttttaattccgttCGAAGCTTCGTTCAAAGGGTGGGCTCAATCGGGTAAATACATAAATCGCATTAAACAAAGCGTTTTGAAAATGGCGGGCGcggaatttttgtaaaatataacaCGGTTGATTTTGaaagtcaattttttcatagtGTTTACAAACTTGTTACTGCAATCGGTGAATAGGCATCGTCAAAAATCAACAAATACGACACTTTGGTGACGACTTTTCTCTGAAGATTCTACTTTTCTTCGGTACGTAGTTGTGTATACGACGTAAACCTAGCTTTCCTCCGTTGCGCGCGCTTCTAGAAAGATATTTTGCAGGGGTAGGTTCAGTGGTAGAAGCTGTGAAAATCGATAGATACCACTAACATCGGCGTATTCACTGTAAACCTCATTAATTATCGCGAAAAACGGGTTAAACTTTCCACTTCAATACGTGAAACAACctgtaaaataataatctaGAAAACTGCCTATCACTTAATCGGGCGGGGATATTCACGAGATTCAACTGACTATTTCGTTGTagctttcgattttttcaacaattttattcaaaatttggaaGAAATAATCGTGCGAAAGAATCCTAACGGCGCATATCGTAATAAAACTCATCCTGCAAGTTGATATATCCGCATGAGTGACGTCATATCGAATGTATTCCATTATTGTTTATACACGCGAGTCTGGAGGGACGCCACAGGGATGCCAGAGTCATTTTCCCTCCTGCGTCCGCGGGAAGCGCCATCTTGAAAAGTAGTCACTACAAAATATGTAAACAATCCGAAAGacctttcttttttacttttgcgCACCAGTATCAAGTGGATTGAATTATTAGTATATTTACGAGGTACGGGTATGTTTAGCGCTTTACCTATAGATGAATATGATGGGAACCGGCTACTCATCGAAGGTATAAATAGTAGTCTGTGTTACTTTGCGTAGTACGCGTTACGGACATGGCGCCATTCTAATTGATGCCGACCATAGCGCTGCATCCATTTTGTGGAAGGTTGAAGAGCTACTGTGGTAGAGTGGGCAAATTTGATTGCCAATTATCTTGTTAATGATTTCGATCATGATGGGCGGGGAAACATACACCACGAACTCTTCTCTCACACTTTGACCATCACTTCACTTTTGCTTATTTTCAACTACTTTCAATACGGAATTTTCGTTTAGTTAATATTTGGACTTGTAAACGACTGTGTGATATTAAgaattgatgaattttgattAGGAAGTATAACAAGAAGACCTCGCTCATTTCTCAAATATATTAACAAATTATGTCATGTTATGTGATGTCTATCTCATAATTGAATgctgaagaatatttttatgtgTATTATTGTACAATGATGATGAGTAGAAGCAAAAATCTTGTTGATAATTTCCCGATAAAAATCATTCTTTACACTCTTGATTGTTTGAACATACCAGAATGCCATTTTCACAGTACTTAACATTCGTACAATTTAATTAGTATCTAATGCAATTTATGAGTACTTTGATTATTGAAACAATCTTGGCGACGATTGCGTccgaatttttaattattaacgATGACCGAACGTTTGGAAGTTATTAAAACCGTATGTGCACTGAAATGTTTCAGATTGCTGATTTAAAGTCCATTCCACAAAGCAATAAAGATGTCAGACGACGGTTCACCGGTTGTTGAAGATAAGAAGAAGCGTGGTCGTCCAGCAAAAAGCCCTGTCAAAGAAGCAAAGAGGAGAGGCAGACCGCCAGTGGAAAAGAACAACGTTGTAACGAAGtctgacgatgacgatgatgccCCAGTACCTGTCAAAAGAGGCAGAGGGCGCCCAAAGGGAACGCATAAGAAGAAGGTATAAACTATGCAAGGCAAAATCTGCAAAGCAACTAGAATTCTTATATACTCCTTCAAGTTATAACCAATTATCCGCAACATGTTATTGTGTTacaaaattacttttagatTTCAAGATTATTCATACCAATccaaatattcttaattaatgaaaattcgtcATTGACTTTCATAGGCTAGTGCAGTAAAAGTTGCAACTGCGCCGCGTGGCCGTGGTAGACCGAAGAAGGTAGAAGAAAAGCCAGAAAGCACTGGTGAGGAAGAAGATGAacaggaggaagaggaagaggagaatTGAAGTAGCTGAGTCACCCTAGCTTTGATTCACTCTCAGATACccttgaaaaaaatcctcgTTCCTTTATTTTAAGTTTTACTATTCCATAACTTGTTGAAAGCTCACACCAAGTGACACCGAAATTCATAATATTCCGAATTTAATAACAAAAGGAGGTagagagaaaaagttttaaaaaagtaaaacaaaaaaaaatgagaaaatgaaaaagctaACAGAAGTTATTTGAGAAGCCAAGCTTTCAAAGAACACTACTTGTATAAACCGTATGTAAtgtattttttagtatttagACACGTTTTGATTTATTactaaatattgaaaatgtgAACAAACATTTAAGACTTTAGGCATCCAAGCCCGGGTTCATCTGTACTGTACGAcccaatttcatttttaaacaatgGTTTTTAGTATCTTCAAATACGATTATATTACCTTATGGCACTtctatatattaatattataagtAAAAATGGCTCTGCTCCGAAATATAAGAAGCAACTAACTTCGTAATCACTAAATATCCGTAAACCTGGTGGAGTACTTTCCATGTGAAAAGATGTAGAAAGTATTGCTACAATGTCAaacaaaatcttatttctGATTAAACATACATTGTGTGAATGTCAAATTTGTATTAAATAAActataaacaaaataatttgtaataatttattcctttTTAGGAGTCCTCGCCGTTCTTTGTGTTGGGGAGTTTATATTCGACCTGTGTACCTAAGTAATTAATTGCATAAGGATTTGCATGCAGGAATTAACTACAGAGAATAACTAGGGGAAATcatttgtgcattttattatGCAAAAATAAGTAGGCATAATAGGATACGTAAGTTACATAATTAATGTGGGCTATAAACTATTAGTAGATAATACTGAAATTGATTTACTTGAAATAGGCAATCAGATATCGTTTACATTTGATTTCACTATATTACATGCTATGGACTAGATAGTTTTTATTCATACAGTGCCAACGCTGTATTCTTCGATATTCATAATATTGCA from Neodiprion lecontei isolate iyNeoLeco1 chromosome 1, iyNeoLeco1.1, whole genome shotgun sequence includes these protein-coding regions:
- the LOC107227533 gene encoding tRNA-dihydrouridine(20a/20b) synthase [NAD(P)+]-like isoform X3, whose amino-acid sequence is MIMADSFVQSAKARNNEFTTHKNDIPLIAQFAAKTVGDFVGAAEMVAPYVGGVDLNCGCPQRWAIKDGYGVDLLTKPQLVKDLVLQVRNRIPHPFTVSVKIRLLKEIHKTVEFCQTLEKAGLSFITVHARTPQMRNESIDLEGLKLVRDSIQLPLIANGDVKSLRDAKYMYENVQCQGVMSANGILTNPALYSGFSETPLACIQDWLDITSSIPTHFICMHHHLVFMLEKILPKKERCYFNNLQTKESVFEFIDNYYGMKPKTSIESSELIECQYNTRPGKYFKEVLSNCDNEISEDFMENIFLDI
- the LOC107227533 gene encoding tRNA-dihydrouridine(20a/20b) synthase [NAD(P)+]-like isoform X2; its protein translation is MYYSDLLQFRTLVRKYNCDLCFTPMIMADSFVQSAKARNNEFTTHKNDIPLIAQFAAKTVGDFVGAAEMVAPYVGGVDLNCGCPQRWAIKDGYGVDLLTKPQLVKDLVLQVRNRIPHPFTVSVKIRLLKEIHKTVEFCQTLEKAGLSFITVHARTPQMRNESIDLEGLKLVRDSIQLPLIANGDVKSLRDAKYMYENVQCQGVMSANGILTNPALYSGFSETPLACIQDWLDITSSIPTHFICMHHHLVFMLEKILPKKERCYFNNLQTKESVFEFIDNYYGMKPKTSIESSELIECQYNTRPGKYFKEVLSNCDNEISEDFMENIFLDI
- the LOC107227533 gene encoding tRNA-dihydrouridine(20a/20b) synthase [NAD(P)+]-like isoform X1, translated to MMTDILELLQEPRMTKVCAPMVRYSKLQFRTLVRKYNCDLCFTPMIMADSFVQSAKARNNEFTTHKNDIPLIAQFAAKTVGDFVGAAEMVAPYVGGVDLNCGCPQRWAIKDGYGVDLLTKPQLVKDLVLQVRNRIPHPFTVSVKIRLLKEIHKTVEFCQTLEKAGLSFITVHARTPQMRNESIDLEGLKLVRDSIQLPLIANGDVKSLRDAKYMYENVQCQGVMSANGILTNPALYSGFSETPLACIQDWLDITSSIPTHFICMHHHLVFMLEKILPKKERCYFNNLQTKESVFEFIDNYYGMKPKTSIESSELIECQYNTRPGKYFKEVLSNCDNEISEDFMENIFLDI
- the LOC107227545 gene encoding high mobility group protein HMG-I/HMG-Y; the encoded protein is MSDDGSPVVEDKKKRGRPAKSPVKEAKRRGRPPVEKNNVVTKSDDDDDAPVPVKRGRGRPKGTHKKKASAVKVATAPRGRGRPKKVEEKPESTGEEEDEQEEEEEEN